One Bradyrhizobium zhanjiangense DNA segment encodes these proteins:
- a CDS encoding LysR family transcriptional regulator produces the protein MIDKLELLLALAKERHFGRAAEVCGVTQPTMSTGLKQLEEILGVMLVQRGSRFQGFTPEGERALDWARRIVGDARAMRDEINGLKHQLSGEIRIAAIPTVLGMVAALTTPFRAKHPEVRFRIQSTTSSEVLGLLENLEVDAGLTYIENEPIGKVRTIPLYNESYRLLTAPDAMFGDRETVTWTEVGQVPLCLLTPDMQNRRIIDRALRSVGAEATPTLTSNSLLVLFTHVKTGRWASVMPAKLAETLGLSDTVRSIPIVDPDVNYSIGMVIPQRDPMTPLIAALVNVAREVAPTLQL, from the coding sequence TTGATCGACAAGCTTGAACTATTGCTGGCGCTGGCGAAGGAGCGGCATTTCGGACGCGCGGCGGAGGTCTGCGGCGTGACGCAACCGACGATGTCGACCGGGCTCAAGCAGCTCGAGGAGATCCTCGGCGTGATGCTGGTCCAGCGCGGGTCGCGCTTCCAGGGCTTTACGCCGGAAGGCGAGCGGGCGCTGGACTGGGCGCGGCGGATCGTGGGCGATGCCCGCGCCATGCGCGACGAGATCAATGGGCTGAAACATCAGCTCTCCGGCGAGATCCGCATCGCGGCTATCCCGACCGTGCTCGGCATGGTCGCCGCGCTGACGACGCCGTTCCGCGCCAAGCATCCCGAGGTGCGCTTCCGCATCCAGTCCACCACGTCATCCGAGGTGCTGGGACTGCTTGAAAATCTCGAGGTCGATGCGGGGCTGACCTATATCGAGAACGAGCCGATCGGCAAGGTGCGCACCATCCCGCTCTACAACGAGAGCTATCGCCTCCTCACCGCGCCCGATGCGATGTTCGGTGACCGCGAGACGGTGACTTGGACCGAGGTCGGGCAGGTGCCGCTGTGCCTGCTCACGCCCGACATGCAGAACCGCCGCATCATCGACCGCGCGCTGCGCTCGGTCGGTGCCGAGGCGACGCCGACGCTGACCTCGAACTCGCTGCTGGTGCTGTTCACGCACGTCAAGACGGGACGCTGGGCGAGCGTGATGCCGGCCAAGCTCGCCGAGACGCTCGGCCTGTCCGACACGGTGCGCTCGATCCCGATCGTCGATCCCGACGTCAATTACAGCATCGGCATGGTGATCCCGCAGCGCGATCCGATGACGCCGCTGATCGCGGCACTGGTCAATGTCGCGCGCGAGGTCGCGCCGACGCTGCAATTGTAG
- a CDS encoding formate dehydrogenase subunit gamma: protein MTAVYDWDETRGAEIIAEHAQQEGATLVILHALQEAFGYVPEAAIPMVAQALNLSRAEVHGVFTFYHDFRHKPAGRHVLKLCRAEACQAAGGDALAARAEAKLGVALGNTTADDRVTLEPIYCLGLCATAPSAMLDGRLIGRLDQKRLDALVAEAQR from the coding sequence ATGACAGCGGTTTATGATTGGGACGAGACGCGCGGCGCCGAGATCATCGCCGAACATGCTCAGCAGGAAGGCGCGACGCTCGTCATCCTGCATGCTCTTCAAGAGGCGTTCGGCTACGTGCCGGAGGCCGCCATTCCCATGGTGGCGCAGGCGCTGAATCTGTCACGCGCCGAAGTGCACGGCGTGTTCACGTTCTACCATGATTTCCGCCACAAGCCGGCCGGTCGCCATGTGCTGAAGCTCTGCCGCGCTGAAGCCTGCCAGGCCGCCGGCGGCGATGCGCTGGCGGCGCGCGCCGAGGCGAAGCTCGGCGTGGCGCTCGGCAACACCACGGCCGACGATCGCGTCACGTTGGAGCCGATCTACTGTCTCGGCCTGTGCGCCACCGCCCCGTCCGCGATGCTCGATGGCCGCCTCATTGGCCGGCTCGATCAGAAGCGCCTCGATGCGCTGGTTGCGGAGGCGCAGCGATGA
- a CDS encoding formate dehydrogenase beta subunit yields the protein MSMRLYVSRDAGAVAVGADEVALALEQAAAKRGIAIEIIRTGSRGLYWLEPLVEVATSQGRIAFGPVSETDVSSLLDALASNTPHLLRLGATDEIPWLKRQTRLTFARCGVIDPRSLDDYRAHGGYKGLEHALSLGTDAILNEVTASGLRGRGGAGFPTGIKWKTVAQAKADRKFIVCNADEGDSGTFADRMIMEGDPFLVIEGMTIAGITVGATKGYIYIRSEYPHAVEAMNAAIAAAKRGGYLGANIGGSKQAFDLEVRVGAGAYVCGEETSLLESLEGRRGIVRAKPPLPAHHGLFGKPTVINNVLSFAAIPFILAEGAKAYADFGMGRSRGTMPIQLAGNIRHGGLFETAFGVTLGELVDDIGGGTFTGRPVRAVQVGGPLGAYFPRALFDTPFDYEAFAARDGLIGHGGIVVFDDSVDMRRQARFAMEFCAIESCGKCTPCRIGSTRGVETVEKIINGERVSENLALVEDLCNTMKFGSLCALGGFTPYPVLSALKHFREDFVPAPTTLQAAE from the coding sequence ATGAGCATGCGTCTCTACGTCTCACGTGATGCCGGTGCGGTAGCCGTCGGCGCTGACGAAGTCGCGCTGGCGCTGGAGCAGGCTGCGGCCAAGCGCGGCATTGCGATCGAGATTATCAGGACCGGCTCGCGCGGCCTGTACTGGCTGGAGCCGCTGGTCGAGGTCGCGACGTCACAGGGCCGCATCGCCTTCGGCCCGGTCAGCGAGACCGATGTGTCCTCCCTGCTCGATGCGCTCGCCAGCAACACGCCGCATCTGCTGCGACTGGGGGCCACTGACGAGATCCCCTGGCTGAAGCGCCAGACCCGCCTCACCTTCGCCCGCTGCGGCGTGATCGATCCGCGCTCGCTCGACGACTACCGCGCCCATGGCGGCTACAAGGGCCTGGAGCACGCCCTGTCGCTCGGCACGGATGCGATCCTCAACGAGGTCACCGCGTCCGGCCTCCGCGGTCGCGGCGGCGCCGGCTTTCCGACCGGCATCAAATGGAAGACGGTCGCGCAGGCCAAGGCCGATCGCAAATTCATCGTCTGCAACGCCGACGAAGGCGACAGCGGCACCTTCGCCGACCGCATGATCATGGAAGGCGATCCGTTCCTCGTGATCGAGGGCATGACGATCGCCGGCATCACCGTCGGCGCGACCAAGGGCTATATCTACATCCGCAGCGAATATCCGCACGCGGTCGAGGCGATGAATGCCGCCATCGCAGCGGCGAAGCGTGGCGGCTATCTCGGCGCGAACATCGGCGGCTCGAAGCAAGCCTTCGATCTCGAGGTGCGCGTCGGCGCCGGCGCCTATGTCTGCGGCGAGGAGACCTCGCTGCTGGAAAGCCTCGAAGGCCGCCGCGGCATCGTGCGCGCCAAGCCGCCGCTGCCGGCGCACCACGGCCTGTTCGGCAAGCCGACGGTTATCAACAACGTGCTGTCGTTCGCCGCCATCCCCTTCATCCTCGCCGAGGGCGCCAAGGCCTATGCGGATTTCGGCATGGGCCGCTCCCGCGGCACGATGCCGATCCAGCTCGCCGGCAACATCCGCCATGGCGGACTGTTCGAGACCGCGTTCGGCGTGACGCTCGGCGAGCTCGTCGACGACATCGGCGGCGGCACGTTCACGGGCCGTCCGGTCCGTGCCGTGCAGGTCGGCGGCCCGCTCGGCGCGTATTTTCCCCGCGCGCTGTTCGACACGCCGTTCGACTACGAGGCCTTCGCCGCGCGCGACGGCCTGATCGGCCATGGCGGCATCGTCGTGTTCGACGACAGTGTCGACATGCGCAGGCAGGCACGCTTCGCCATGGAGTTCTGCGCCATCGAATCCTGCGGCAAGTGCACGCCCTGCCGGATCGGCTCGACCCGAGGCGTCGAGACCGTCGAGAAGATCATCAACGGCGAGCGGGTGAGCGAGAACCTCGCGCTCGTCGAAGACCTCTGCAACACCATGAAATTCGGCTCGCTCTGCGCGCTCGGCGGCTTCACGCCCTACCCCGTGCTCAGCGCATTGAAGCACTTCCGGGAGGATTTCGTCCCGGCGCCGACCACGCTTCAAGCCGCGGAATAG